The genomic segment ACAAAATCCCTGTTGGTCCTGTTGGTCCTGTTGGCCCTGTTGATCCTGTTGATCCTGTTACTCCGCTAGCACCGGTAGGTCCGGTTGCCCCTCCACCACCACCGACAATGACTACAGAGTTTCCATTTGAAATACTCAAGGTATTTGTTCCGGAATTGTAGCTTAAAGTTTGTGAATCAGGGCCCGTTGGTCCAGTAACTCCATCAACACCGCTTGGACCGGTTGCCCCTGTTGCTCCAGTTGGTCCAACACCACCTGTGACACCATCAACTCCACTAGGACCAGTTGCACCAGTTGGTCCTGTAGGACCGGCAGATCCTGTAGGACCAACCCCTCCTGTAACACCATCAACCCCACTCGGCCCGGTGGCTCCAGTTGGCCCGGTAATACCTGTAGGTCCAACACTGCCTGTAACACCATCAACTCCACTTGGACCTGTTGGCCCAGTTGAACCTGATAATCCAGTAACACCGGTTGCTCCTATCGAACCTGTAGCTCCATCAACTCCACTTGGACCTGTAGCTCCTGTAGCACCGGTAATACCTGTTGCTCCAACCAAACCTGTTGAACCTGTAGCACCAGTAGCTCCGGTAGCTCCAGCCAAACCTGCTGGACCAGTAGCTCCAACTGCTCCTGTTGCTCCTGTTGCTCCTGTTGACCCTGACAATCCAGTTGGCCCTGTCGCACCGGCTGCTCCTACAGCTCCGGCAACTCCGGTTGGCCCGGTAATACCTGTTACTCCATTTATTCCTGCTGGTCCAGTAGGGCCTGCCGGACCAATAGATAACACCCAAATTGTTCCATTAAAATACCAAAACCCGGTTTGATTATTCGTCTGATAAATCAATAGGCCTGTGGCAGGTGCTACAATAGAATTTTTTTGTGCTTCCGTCATCCTTGGAATCAAAATCCCTTGTGTTGAAGAATTTAATTCTAACAATGAAGATGCATCGGGGGTACTGGTTCCAATACCCATATTTTGCTGGGAAAAAGAACATAATGGCAAACTAATTGCCGCCAAAATGATTAGCTTATTAATTGTATTTTTCATTTTTCAATGGCTAAAAGTATACAATAAGGAGATAAAGTTTCACTTCCTCTAATTCCCAATTTCCTTTCCCCCTGTTTTAGGTATTATTTCGAAAATACTGAAAAAAAGGAATTTATTTGAAACAACGATTATTATTAAATTCAGCTCATTAAATTTCAAACAGATTTTATTCCTATTCCTTTGGAAGCCCATGAAATATAAAAAACCTCAACCTATTTCTGCATATTTATTTTTTTTCCATATACATGCCATATTCATACATTCCCGGGAATTGTTATTTATAATTAATTAGGAAAATATTTTTTACTCCTTAAGTCTTAATCTTATCTTCTCAACTTCTCTTCATCGAAAAGAACTTATGCAGGATAAGATAAACAAATGCTTCGCAACCTTAAAATGCCTTCCTAATTGGAATTTGGTCGAGATCACATTAGCAGGCACCAAACTTTTCTACCTAAAATTAGAAACCAATTCTAAATTGGTAAATTTTAGACCGGGTAATTCTTTCAAGAACACTAGTTGCTATTAGGCTAAAATGATTTGCCCTCTATCAAAAATTAATATGATGAATGCCTGAAAAGTTAGAAATGCAACACATGCCAGGATACAACGGGGAGGCACTATGGTTAATAAGGATAACTATAGTTAAGGTAAAGGCACTGATATTCAAGCTTTCGAAAAACAACTTTTGCATCAGCACATGCTACTTATATTATCAAAATTGAATGAGAGAATTTATCCAATAACATGGCAATTAACTAGGAGGTTGCGCATCGGGCAACGATAGAGGCAAGTAGCCCACAGTCGCACGCGGCGCTAGCCAAGTGCGGCGAGGACTACAGCCGATAGCGTGACCCGAACGCCCGTGCAGGTTGTTTTGGATTTAATAAAAAGCTAATTGGGCGGAGGGGGCCCGCATAAAAATTATAAAAAGTCGTTTTCTCCTAATTGATTTTTCTACAGACTTAATTTATTCCAGTCGAATCACATTTATTGAAATCAAATCTTTTACACTACTATTGAACAAAAAAAGGCATCCTTTCGAATGCCTCTTTTGAATTTTATTTGAAAAAAGATTAATTCTTATAACCGGTATTAAGTAAAATTTTCACCTTACCGTTTTGACTGTCCTCCAAGGCAACGCCAATATAAACACCTTGACCTTGCAACTTTGTCAATTTCCCGCTTTCATCTAAAGTAAGGTACTCACCTTTATTAATTACTTCTCCCTTTTTCAAATTAACATAAACCATACCTTTTGACTGAAAAATATCAGTCATCAGTTGATTCGAATTAGGGTCCGGTTTGTTGTATATACCAATAAACTTATCCAAATTTTCTTTATTGGCTAGAAACCAATTTCCTCCAAGTAATTTACCATTGGTAGAACAAATAGCATCGCCGGTTTCAAAATCATGTTTCTTAGTATCAGCGTTTTGAGCATGCATGTAGGATGCTCCAAAAACAAATAGAAGTGTTAGTAGTTTTTTCATAGTGGTTAAGGTCTAATTTCGATAACATTAAGGTAAGAGTGTCCGAGGAAAAATGATTCATTGCTGCCGGAATATCCGTTTGACATCCAAAACTCTACAGCATAGGTATTACTTCCTGCTGGTGCACCACTATCATTTATTGACATATCAACATTTCCGGTAATAATGTTATATGCAACTCCTCCTTCAGAAGTCCAGGCAGCAGTTCTTCCAATTTCAGTTCCATTTCTGGTAATTCGAAATGCTATAATCTCAGACTCGTAAAAATTCAAAAAATCTGTTCTCCATTTGCCGGTAAAAGTTACTAAAACATTGGAACCGGATGTAATTGTCCTAGTTACTGTAAGTCCGGTTGCTTGAAAAGTTCCAGGCGTATAGCCTGAGTTTACAGATGCAGCATTGCTATAGGTTCCGGTATTATTACTAACCAATTGCACTTCTGTTGTGCGAGTAGCAGTCGAAATCCCTTGACCGGTAGTGGATGAACTTCCGGTTGCACCTGTGGCACCTGTGGCACCTGTGGCACCTGTAACACCTGTGGCACCTGTAGCACCATTACTTCCATTTGCTCCGGTTGGGCCGGTTGGGCCTGTAGCTCCAGATCCGGAACCGTTTAAAATAACGGAATTACCATTGCTTATGGAAAGTGTGTTTGTGCCTGAATTAAATGATAAGGTCTGAACATCTGGACCAGTTGGACCTGTTGGGCCGGTTACACCATCAACACCTGATGGACCTGTAACCCCGGTAGATCCGGTGGCACCTGCTAATCCGGTTGCCCCTGTTACCCCATCTGCTCCGGAAGGTCCTGTTGCTCCTGTTGCTCCGGCAGCTCCAGTTGCACCAGCGGCTCCGGTTGCTCCGGTTAAGCCTGTAGGTCCGGTAACACCATCTGCTCCGGAAGGACCAGTAACTCCCGTTGCACCAGCGGCTCCGGTTGCCCCGGTCAATCCGGTTGGCCCGGTTACGCCATCAACACCTGATGGTCCAGTTACCCCGGTAGCACCAGCTGCTCCAGTTGCTCCAGTTGCTCCTGCGGTTCCTGTAGCTCCAGTTGCTCCAGTTGCTCCAGCCAGGCCGGTAGCCCCGGTTGCTCCAGCCACTCCAGTTGCTCCAACAGCGCCTGTTGCGCCTGCAGCTCCAGTTGCTCCGGCCACACCGGTTGCCCCGGTTGCGCCAACAGCTCCGGTTGCGCCGGTTGCACCTGCAGCACCAACTGAACCAGCAGGTCCTGTTGCACCTGTTGCTCCCGCCAAGCCATTACTTCCGGTTGGTCCGGTTGGTCCGGCAGGGCCCATTGAAAAAACCCAAACCGTGCCATCAAAATACCAAAATCCAGCTTGGTTATTGGTTTGATAAATTAATAAACCTGTGGCAGGTGAAACAATCGCATTCTTTTGTGCTTCCGTCATCCTGGAAATTAACAAACCTTGATTGGTTGAATTTAACTCAAGTAAAGAGGAAGGGTCGGGATTGGCTGTACCAACTCCCATGTTTTGCTGAGAATTGGCAGTGTAACCAATAACCAGACCGAAAACTGATAGTAAATAACGCTTCATTAAATGTTTAGAAAATGGGTTTGAAAAGACTGGCAAATCTAAACAAATTTAAAATAAACATTATATATTTTTTAAATACAAATTTTCTTAAAGTGTTTCTACCTTCTAGCTTGCCTATTACATTCGCCAAAAGATAATTTTTCTTGAAATAATGATTAAACAACTCCTTAGCGTTATTGCACTTACCTTACTGTTTCACAATGCTTTACCTCAAAAAAGGAACTACAAATTTGCAACTGTAATCAATCCCGAAAATGTCACCATAGCCAGAGATAAATGGGGCGTTCCTCACATTTTCGGCAAAACAGATGCCGAAGTAGGATACGGCCTTGGATGGGCAAATTGTGAAGATGACTTCGAAACTATGCAGGAATTAATCTTCGCAGGCCGAGGATTAAGTGGTAAATTGTTAGGGGTAGAAGGCGCAAAAAGAGACTTCATTTACTACTCGCTTGGAATGGACGATATAGTAGATAAAGATTTTGAAAAGAAAATTTCTCCAGAATTCAAAACTTACCTGGAAGGTTATGTTCAAGGGGTCAATAGATACGCTGAATTACATCCCAATGAAGTAAAGGCAAAAGGGGTTTTCCCGTTGGAACCAAAAGATGCCATAAAATCATATGTTTTTGCACTATCCATTATTTCCGGGGCCCATGATGACGTTAGCCAAATCATTGATGGAAATTACGAAAAAAAACCTGTTGCCATGGGTAGCAATGCCATGGCTTTTAATTCCAATAAAACTAAGGATGGAAGTAGTATTCTGGTCGTTAACCCCCATCAACCAATTTCCGGACCTTTTTCATGGTATGAAGCTCACTTATGCAGCGAAGAAGGTTTGAATGTGCTTGGAGCTATGTTCCCTGGAGGAGGTTTGGTATTTTTAGGTTCCAACCAGAACCTTGGTTGGGCACATACCTGGAATCAACTTGACTTGGTAGACGTTTTTAAATTGGAAATGCATCCAAGAAAAAAAGGATACTATAAGTTTGATGGACATTGGCAAAAATTAGAAAAATCTACCATTAAATTAAAGGTAAAATTAAATAGCTGGCTCACCATAACCGTAAGGAAAAAACAACTTTGGAGTGTTTATGGTGCCAGCTTCCAATCTAAAAATAAAAAAGATTACTTTGCTGTAAAGTTCGGAGCCAATGAGGAAATCCGCTGCTCTGAACAGTGGTATAGAATGAATAAGGCTAAAAACTTTACCGAATTCTCCAATGCTGTTAAAATGAATGCCGGCCCACGATTTAATATCGTTTATGCCGACCGATACGATACCATCATGTACATCTGTAACGGAATGGTTCCAAAACGCCCTAAAGGATATGATTGGAGCGGAATAGTTCCCGGAAACACCTCCAAAACCTTATGGAATTCATACCACGATTTCTATGAAAAACCTCTTTACATTAATCCTTCTTGCGGCTATGTTTGGAATACCAACAATACCCCGTTTAACGCATCGGGCAAGGAGTGCAACCTAAATAGCAAAAAATGGGATGATGAAGGATATTGGAATTTTGATCCGGGCGACAACAATAGGGCTGAACGATTCATGGAACTAATCAAAAAATTCGACCGAGTTGATGTTCAGGATGTAATGACTTTAAAATTCGATTACACCTTCCCCGGTAGCAGCAGATTCTTGGATTCCCTACATATCATTCAAAAAATCAATCCGGATAAATACCCCGACATTGCATCCTTATTGGATCGAATGAAAAAATGGAACAAAATAGCTGACAGAACAAACAAAGAAGCCAGCCTTTTTTTAATTTCCTTAAATTACATATTTAAAAAAGCAAACCTTTGGGATAATTCTTTTCGGTTAGGTTTTCATTTGCCCGAAGATTTATATGTGGAAGGCGTAAGATATGCCAAGGATTACCTATTAAAGCATTTCAATAGCCTGGAAGTTCCTTTAGGTGAAATTCAACAACTTAGGCGAGGCCAATACAAGGTTCCATTGGATGGAGTAGCAGACAATTTATCTCCTAACTATACCGAAGAACAAAACGACGGTTGGTACAAACCTTGGGTTGGTGATAGCTATGTTCAAATTACTAAATTCTCCAAAAACTTAACTTTTCCGGAAATTGAATCATTAATACCTTACGGAGCCAGCAATAGACCAGATTCCCCACACTATACTGACCAAATGGAATTATATGCCAACCATAAAACCAAAACCATGAGTATGGATAAAGTAAAAATTATGGCTGAGGCAGAAAAGATTTACCACCCAAGGTAAACTCTTGGCCTAGTTTGTCGTAAAATTGTACCTCATTTTTATCTAAGGTATGATTGTTGCATCATATTGTCCGGGTAAATGCCAAGATGGAAGAACCAAAGCTAGAAAATCAAGAAATCCCAATACCAAAGCCTAAAAGCCCGTGGTATAAAACCCTACTGAGGGGGCTTTTCTTATTTTTGGGATTCCTTTTTATTTTACTATTCTCTGCCTATACAGCCTTCCGTAGTCCTTTAGTTCAAACAAAATTAACCCAATTCCTAGCCAAAGAATTTTCTAAAATTATCCATGCTAAGGTTGAAATTAAAGGGGTCGATATTGAATTAATAAATAAGGTTGTTCTGGAAGGATTGTATGTGGAAGACCAACACCGGGATACCCTGGCATACATTGCAAAACTTAAAGCAGGATTGTATTCTATCGACCTAACTAACCATTTTATATCCGGTCAAAAAGTTAAAATCGAAGACCTGAAGTTTTATCTTAGACACTACAAAAACGAAGAAGACCTTAACCTGCAATTTATTATTGATGCCTTGGCCTCCAAGGATACTACCACCGACACCACCCGCACGCCTCGGTGGGTTTTTAACTTTGACGGATTATCCATAAAAAACGGGGCATTTAAGTTTAACGACTTCCGCAAAGAACGATACTCACCGGGAATGGAATTTACCTTCCTGGATATTAAAAATATACAATTGGATTTTGACCATGTTAAAATTGAAGGAGATACCATCAATGCCCACATTAATCAACTACAAGCAATGGATAAATGTGGATTTAACCTTCAACACTTTGCTGGCGAAGCTTCCGTTTCTCCCCGCTTTGTTCATGTTAAAAACCTGGAAATTAAAACTCCTTTCTCCGATTTAGATTTGGATCTGGAATTTAACTACCGAGAATGGAACGATTGGGAGGATTTCGAAGACAGCGTTAAAATGAATGCTCAAATCCGTCCTAGCCATGTCAATTTTATTGATATAGGTTTTTTTGCAAGACCTCTGTTTAGATTAGATATTCCATTAGATATTACCGGGAAAATTAAAGGTCCGGTTTCCAACCTGAAAGCTAAAAAACTGGATGTTAGGTTTGGATCAAATACCCATATCGCAGGTAATTTCGACATTTCCGGCTTGCCCGATATCGACCAAACATTCTTTACACTTGATTTCTCCACACTTACTAGCAATTATTCTGATGTAACTTCCATTCCAATCCCTCCTTATTCTGAAAACAAATTTATTCCGGTTCCTGAAATTTTTAATAAACTGGGACTCCTTCAATTCAATGGAAACTTTACAGGGTTCTACTATGACTTTGTTGCCTATGGAAACTTTCAAACCGCCATAGGGCGCGTAGAAACTGATATTTCCATGAAAAATGTTGCTAATCCTGATCTTTGTACTTATTCCGGAAAGGTTTTCACCGAAGGCTTCCAACTTGGTGTTCTAACTGAAAATGAAAATTTGCTTGGTGCCGTTACCGCTAATGTCACAGCCAATGGGAAAGGACTTACCTCCCAATCCTTGGATGCAAAAATTCAAGGAAATGTGGGTGAATTAAACTTCAACAAATACACCTACCAGGACCTAGATTTGGATGGAACTTTTATTAAAAAGACATTCCAGGGTCGGGTAATAAGCCACGACAATAACTTAAAAATGGTGTTCAATGGAAAAATGAACTTTACCGATTCCTTACCGGCATTCGACTTCCACGCAGACCTCGAAAAAGCTAATTTGGATAAAATAAACCTGTTTAAAATTGATTCCAACATCTGTGTTTCAGGAATTATTGATGTTAATTTTACCGGTAATAACATTGATAATGCCATTGGTTCTGCAACCATAGCTAAATTAAGGTATTCCCAACAAAAGGATTCAACTTTTGTTAAAAACATAAAACTTAAAATTGAGAAATTCAACCAACTTAAAACCATAACCCTTCAATCTGATGTAGCAGATGCAAACCTCCAGGGTGATTTCAAATTTGCCGACATTCCGGAAGCAGTAAATGGACTTCTATTCAAATACTTACCAAGATACAGCTCTACTTTCGAATTACTTAAATACCCTTTAAACCTCAATGCAGACCTTCAACTTAAGGATACCCGATTATTGGAAATAATGTTTGCTCCCAATTTACACTTGGTGAAAGAGGCTTCCATTAGTGCAAAATACAATTCTCAATCGGGCACATTCCTTATCAATGGAAATATCCCTTCCTTAAAAATTAATAAAAATTACTTCCAAAACATCCGGGTGGATGGAAAAAACTCTGGAAACTCGTTAGACTTGAATGTTGAAAGCGATCGTTTTGTTTTTGGAGATTCAGTTTGGGTTGATAATATTTCATTAAAAACATTAACCCATAAGGATAGTCTTGATTTTGACCTTTCATGGAAAAATACCGATTCGGTTAAAAACCAAGGTAGTATTCGCGGAATTTGCGCTTTTAACGATGGAAGAAAAATCAAATTGGATTTGCATAGTTC from the Bacteroidia bacterium genome contains:
- a CDS encoding proprotein convertase P-domain-containing protein, producing the protein MKNTINKLIILAAISLPLCSFSQQNMGIGTSTPDASSLLELNSSTQGILIPRMTEAQKNSIVAPATGLLIYQTNNQTGFWYFNGTIWVLSIGPAGPTGPAGINGVTGITGPTGVAGAVGAAGATGPTGLSGSTGATGATGAVGATGPAGLAGATGATGATGSTGLVGATGITGATGATGPSGVDGATGSIGATGVTGLSGSTGPTGPSGVDGVTGSVGPTGITGPTGATGPSGVDGVTGGVGPTGSAGPTGPTGATGPSGVDGVTGGVGPTGATGATGPSGVDGVTGPTGPDSQTLSYNSGTNTLSISNGNSVVIVGGGGGATGPTGASGVTGSTGSTGPTGPTGPTGILSSSSFDSNSNVLTAGSGCGLGTNFTALTLPLTINDLATQSTTFNVTGLTGTVCDVILTVNITHTFDNDLDMTLSNPGGGVTIDLSSDNGGSGDNYSNTIFTDAGSGSITAGTAPFAGSFIPEQPMSSFAGTSPNGVWTFTITDDLSGDVGTLNSAVLTISTSTGTYVFVGEASVTIAAGETAIVNCNYSVKTSTTSDVFTKLTRDNVSGSGSAGTLIGNSGSTPPAANTFISNSISERESGLSAGTYFYKLWRVSSPVAGTENSSIIVIKH
- a CDS encoding collagen-like protein; this encodes MKRYLLSVFGLVIGYTANSQQNMGVGTANPDPSSLLELNSTNQGLLISRMTEAQKNAIVSPATGLLIYQTNNQAGFWYFDGTVWVFSMGPAGPTGPTGSNGLAGATGATGPAGSVGAAGATGATGAVGATGATGVAGATGAAGATGAVGATGVAGATGATGLAGATGATGATGTAGATGATGAAGATGVTGPSGVDGVTGPTGLTGATGAAGATGVTGPSGADGVTGPTGLTGATGAAGATGAAGATGATGPSGADGVTGATGLAGATGSTGVTGPSGVDGVTGPTGPTGPDVQTLSFNSGTNTLSISNGNSVILNGSGSGATGPTGPTGANGSNGATGATGVTGATGATGATGATGSSSTTGQGISTATRTTEVQLVSNNTGTYSNAASVNSGYTPGTFQATGLTVTRTITSGSNVLVTFTGKWRTDFLNFYESEIIAFRITRNGTEIGRTAAWTSEGGVAYNIITGNVDMSINDSGAPAGSNTYAVEFWMSNGYSGSNESFFLGHSYLNVIEIRP
- a CDS encoding penicillin acylase family protein; translated protein: MIKQLLSVIALTLLFHNALPQKRNYKFATVINPENVTIARDKWGVPHIFGKTDAEVGYGLGWANCEDDFETMQELIFAGRGLSGKLLGVEGAKRDFIYYSLGMDDIVDKDFEKKISPEFKTYLEGYVQGVNRYAELHPNEVKAKGVFPLEPKDAIKSYVFALSIISGAHDDVSQIIDGNYEKKPVAMGSNAMAFNSNKTKDGSSILVVNPHQPISGPFSWYEAHLCSEEGLNVLGAMFPGGGLVFLGSNQNLGWAHTWNQLDLVDVFKLEMHPRKKGYYKFDGHWQKLEKSTIKLKVKLNSWLTITVRKKQLWSVYGASFQSKNKKDYFAVKFGANEEIRCSEQWYRMNKAKNFTEFSNAVKMNAGPRFNIVYADRYDTIMYICNGMVPKRPKGYDWSGIVPGNTSKTLWNSYHDFYEKPLYINPSCGYVWNTNNTPFNASGKECNLNSKKWDDEGYWNFDPGDNNRAERFMELIKKFDRVDVQDVMTLKFDYTFPGSSRFLDSLHIIQKINPDKYPDIASLLDRMKKWNKIADRTNKEASLFLISLNYIFKKANLWDNSFRLGFHLPEDLYVEGVRYAKDYLLKHFNSLEVPLGEIQQLRRGQYKVPLDGVADNLSPNYTEEQNDGWYKPWVGDSYVQITKFSKNLTFPEIESLIPYGASNRPDSPHYTDQMELYANHKTKTMSMDKVKIMAEAEKIYHPR
- a CDS encoding translocation/assembly module TamB; translated protein: MGFLFILLFSAYTAFRSPLVQTKLTQFLAKEFSKIIHAKVEIKGVDIELINKVVLEGLYVEDQHRDTLAYIAKLKAGLYSIDLTNHFISGQKVKIEDLKFYLRHYKNEEDLNLQFIIDALASKDTTTDTTRTPRWVFNFDGLSIKNGAFKFNDFRKERYSPGMEFTFLDIKNIQLDFDHVKIEGDTINAHINQLQAMDKCGFNLQHFAGEASVSPRFVHVKNLEIKTPFSDLDLDLEFNYREWNDWEDFEDSVKMNAQIRPSHVNFIDIGFFARPLFRLDIPLDITGKIKGPVSNLKAKKLDVRFGSNTHIAGNFDISGLPDIDQTFFTLDFSTLTSNYSDVTSIPIPPYSENKFIPVPEIFNKLGLLQFNGNFTGFYYDFVAYGNFQTAIGRVETDISMKNVANPDLCTYSGKVFTEGFQLGVLTENENLLGAVTANVTANGKGLTSQSLDAKIQGNVGELNFNKYTYQDLDLDGTFIKKTFQGRVISHDNNLKMVFNGKMNFTDSLPAFDFHADLEKANLDKINLFKIDSNICVSGIIDVNFTGNNIDNAIGSATIAKLRYSQQKDSTFVKNIKLKIEKFNQLKTITLQSDVADANLQGDFKFADIPEAVNGLLFKYLPRYSSTFELLKYPLNLNADLQLKDTRLLEIMFAPNLHLVKEASISAKYNSQSGTFLINGNIPSLKINKNYFQNIRVDGKNSGNSLDLNVESDRFVFGDSVWVDNISLKTLTHKDSLDFDLSWKNTDSVKNQGSIRGICAFNDGRKIKLDLHSSEIYLVDSLWNISPFSKIEIDTNTIHFNRLQFKSRDQELVVNGTISHNKNDMLTLTIKDFELSNLNALTKNAGIALLGKINGRADIADVYDDLIVTSNIKVNKLNLNKELVGDGDIKSIYDLVNKAVRIDAGFTRDDYKTLSVNGYYYPEREENALNFDVLLEKLPLKVAQPFTKGIVSNLGGTATGMIHFGGTFEKIQTQGTVKFNHAVATIDYLNTTYTFDHSVKLTPEAIEINELKLLDGEKNEGIVNGKVYHHHFSKIEFELNLKAKKLIALNTNGLQNNMYFGKAYVTGLLKMRGDPKNILFEAGLKTEKGTQFNIPLGGTSEVGTIDFVRFVSKKEKNINQKKATKIDATGISVNLNLDVTTDAEVKIIFDEKVGDIITGRGTGNIELGINTKGNFEMFGEFTIESGGYLFTLQNLINKQFVIEKAGTIKWSGNPFDADLNLVANYPTKASVYDLLLDPQYQTSSYKIDCKMLMTGRLMNPTINFDIDLPNATADIRRNVENAIPAEDKNKQVFGLLVLNRFFPSSTSANVSGSNSVIGAGNQGTSNASSLANSTSELLSSQLSNMLSQISKDFDVGVKYRPGDPLTSQELEVLFSTQIFNNRISIDGALGYKQNNSGASSSQTNILGDINVEYKITSDGRFRAKAFNKTNDVNLVNSNAAPYTQGIGISVRREFDTLGELFKIFLKKKQTANNPT